A stretch of the Synergistota bacterium genome encodes the following:
- the thpR gene encoding RNA 2',3'-cyclic phosphodiesterase: LKFLGEEPHTKVERIRSSLQSGIPDLNLKPFSLSLRGIGAFPSWDRPRVIWVGIEGEGLEALETLRNFVEKSAREQGFRRENKPFSPHITLGRVKSGKMEAALREVLRRNEDRVFGSFMVKELVLMRSQLFHDGPVYTPLATFALEGG, from the coding sequence TTAAAGTTTCTGGGGGAGGAACCTCATACGAAGGTGGAAAGGATAAGAAGTTCTCTTCAAAGCGGAATTCCAGACTTAAACTTGAAGCCGTTTAGCCTTTCTCTCAGGGGAATAGGGGCTTTTCCGAGCTGGGATCGCCCCAGGGTTATATGGGTGGGGATAGAAGGAGAGGGATTGGAGGCTCTTGAAACGCTGAGGAACTTTGTCGAGAAAAGCGCGAGAGAGCAGGGTTTCCGCAGGGAGAATAAACCATTTTCTCCTCATATAACTCTTGGAAGGGTAAAATCTGGGAAAATGGAAGCTGCTCTTAGGGAAGTGCTTCGAAGGAATGAGGACAGGGTTTTTGGTTCCTTCATGGTTAAGGAATTGGTTCTAATGAGAAGTCAGCTTTTCCATGATGGGCCAGTGTACACTCCCTTGGCTACTTTTGCACTGGAAGGAGGTTAA